From a region of the Desmodus rotundus isolate HL8 chromosome 7, HLdesRot8A.1, whole genome shotgun sequence genome:
- the SLC22A17 gene encoding solute carrier family 22 member 17 has translation MALRFLLGFLLAGVDLGVYLMRLELCDPTQRLRVALAGELVGVGGHFLFLGLALVSKDWRFLQRMITAPCILFLFYGWPGLFLESARWLIVKRQIEEAQSVLRILAERNRPHGQMLGEEAQEALQDLENTCPLPATSTFSLASLLNYRNIWKNLLILGFTNFIAHAIRHCYQPVGGGGSPSEFYLCSLLANGTAALACVFLGVTVDRFGRRGILLLSMTLTGIASLILLGLWDYLNEAAITTFSVLGLFSSQAAGLLSTLLAAEVIPTTVRGRGLGLIMALGALGGLSGPAQRLHMGHGAFLQHVVLAACALLCILSIMLLPETKRKLLPEVLRDGELCRRPSLLRQPPPNRCDHVPLLATPNTAL, from the exons ATGGCTCTTCGATTCCTCCTGGGCTTTCTGCTTGCTGGTGTTGACCTTGGTGTCTACCTGATGC GCCTGGAGCTGTGCGACCCAACCCAGAGGCTTCGGGTGGCTCTGGCAGGggagttggtgggggtgggggggcacttcCTGTTCCTGGGCCTGGCCCTTGTCTCTAAGGACTGGCGATTTCTGCAGCGAATGATCACGGCTCCCTGCATCCTCTTCCTGTTTTATGG CTGGCCTGGTCTGTTTCTGGAGTCCGCACGGTGGCTGATAGTGAAGCGACAGATTGAGGAGGCCCAGTCAGTGCTGAGAATCCTGGCTGAGAGGAACCGTCCCCATGGGCAGATGCTGGgagaggaggcccaggaggccctGCAGG ACCTGGAGAacacctgccctctccctgcaACATCCACCTTTTCCCTCGCATCCCTCCTCAACTACCGCAACATCTGGAAAAATCTGCTTATCTTGGGCTTCACCAA CTTTATTGCCCACGCCATTCGCCACTGTTACCAGCCtgttggaggaggagggagcccaTCGGAATTCTACCTGTGTTCCCTGCTGGCCAACGGCACAGCGGCCCTAGCCTGTGTCTTCCTGGGGGTCACCGTGGACCGATTTGGCCGCCGGGGCATCCTGCTTCTCTCGATGACCCTCACTGGCATCGCGTCCCTGATCCTGCTGGGCCTCTGGGATT ATCTGAATGAGGCCGCCATCACCACCTTCTCTGTCCTTGGTCTCTTCTCTTCCCAAGCTGCTGGCCTCCTCAGTACCCTCCTTGCTGCTGAAGTCATCCCTACCACTGTCCG GGGCCGAGGTCTGGGCCTGATCATGGCACTGGGGGCACTTGGAGGACTGAGTGGCCCAGCCCAGCGCCTCCACATGGGCCATGGAGCCTTCCTGCAGCATGTAGTGCTGGCGGCCTGTGCTCTCCTCTGCATCCTCAGTATCATGCTTCTGCCAGAAACCAAGCGCAAGCTCCTGCCTGAGGTGCTCCGGGATGGGGAGCTGTGCCGCCGGCCTTCTCTGCTGAGGCAGCCACCCCCTAACCGCTGTGACCATGTCCCGCTGCTTGCCACCCCCAACACTGCACTCTGA